The region CTAAGGTTGCTTAGTCATAATTGCATTGGCTGTGTGAAGTCAACATAGCAGACATAACCTGCTTGATTTACTTTGATTCCCAAAACCCATCAATTGCTTAACACAGCCATGATAGTTGCATGAAACTGGTAAACGATTTGCTTACAACATTGCTATTAGTATTGGTGTCTTGCCCAGATCATATGGTTACTGACATGAACCACAACGTTTTTTGCACTAAACAACCATGCTTATTTATTTGTTAAAAACTGCAGCAGTTTTTGCTTAAAACCATAACTTTTTGGGAAGGATTTTTCGCTTAAGAAATAACCACATCAGATGCTTTTTTTCAGTAACCCGCATGAGAAAGGGAGATGCAGCATAGCTTTTGTGTATAAACTAGAAAGAAAGTGAAGAAAAGATTTAGGGAATAGTTTTCTACAGTTTTCTAGATGGAAGAGTTGAGCAAACCTTGCCTTCTGTGATTGATTTTTTTTTGTTCTGAGTTTTGTCCGTCAGTTTGGATCTGCTGACCAGCTCTTATGCCGCCATTGCAGGAAGAATGAAGCTTTCTGGATCTGGGGAAGAGAAAACCCTAACTTGATGGAGAAGAAGATGGGTACACGGGGGGAAGGAGTTTGGTATCGTCAAGAGAAGGGGACGGTTTTGGAAGGGAGCGGAAGCACGTGAGGGAAGGCGCGGATCAGGTAGGAAGAGCGCGTTTATGGCGTGGGCTGGCTAGTTTCCCTTTTTGTCGGGGACCAAAAGTTTCAGAGGCTGCCATGGGATGCTAGGAGCACCCGGCCGCTCTCTAGCAGCAGTGTAGGGCAGCCGAGGGCCGAAGTTAGCCCAATTACTGGTCGGGCCGTCGTGGTTTGCTGTAAAAAAAATAAATCCGCGGCTAGTTCCCTGCCGACCGCGACTTTTGTCATTCATCCATCGTCCACCTCCGAATTTCTAACCGCAACTCCGACGTCCAGCCACCAGATAAAAACCAGCTTCACCGCCGCCCGCCGGCCGAGATTCCCATATGGACTACTACTACCAGGCCTTCCAGAGCCCCGCGGGTGGAGAAGCCAAGGTAAACTCCCCGGACGGGCGCTCCCTAGCTCGGCGCCGCACGCAATGTGTTCGACGGATTGACTCTTCCACACGCAGTTTCACCGCGAACGCAGCCGTTGCTTCGCTTGCCATCGCGGCGCTCCTCTTCCCGAAACAACGAGGAAACAGGACCGCGGGGAGTGGTTTTCGTCCCCCGCACTCGGTTTCGGCTGGAAGAGTATGCCATCCACAAGTTCCCTTCTCGAAGGATGACTTCTTCGTGCCTCCCACTACCCAGCTGCGCGTGGACATTTTCTCCAGACATGCCAGTCGCCATCGGCAGAACCTTCGCCGTACATTCTCGACGTGCTGCCCGGTTTGACCAGGGGACCGCGTGGCGTCTCGCCGTTGCATTGGGTTGTTCTTTATAAGCTTTACCTTTTCCCCGCTATTGGCATCTTCCATGCCTACCCCGCCTGGCTGCCACTTGAAAACCGTTGATCCCAATGGCTGACGCGATCAGCGCTGCCGGTTCTTGCCTGCAGCCCCTCTGCGaatgcttggatggaacaggcatgCTGGACGCGGCGGCCCGGGAGGTCGCCTCGTTCCTTCACCTCAAATCCAACTGGGCCGATCTCGACAAGGCCAAGAAACTACTGCTGGCTGTCGAGACGACGGTGAGGGCGAGAGTCACCGCAGAGGTGGACAAGCTGAACATCTGTGACCCTCAGGTGCAGGTCTGGCTGAGGCGTGTCGAAGAGCTACAGCTGGATGCCATCGATGAGGACTACAGCCAGTTGAGGAAGTATTCTTGCCTCGGCCAGTGCACCATCCATGCTCACCGGCGTGCATCGATCGGCAGGCGTGTTCTTGAGGCTCTAGATGAGGCAAATAAACTTATTGAAGAAGGGAGGCGGTTCAAGAAATTTGGATTCAAGCCCCTTCCCAAGATTGTTGATCCATTGCCTCAGATCAAGacgtttggtttggagaccatgctGAGTCAGCTTCATGATCTGTTTGAGAAGGGCGACTCGAACATAATTGGTGTGTGGGGTCAAGGAGGTGTTGGCAAGACGACGCTTCTACATGTTTTCAACAATGATCTTGAAAAGAAGGCCCATGATTATCAGGTATGTTGCTTTCTCCAAGACTGCAATTTATTCCATGGAGCACATGTGTAGCTGTACATTAATATTGCTATTTAACTTAAGAGAATACTTATCTCAGTGACCATGCTTATATTTGTAACAATaataaaagggcagcccggtgcacgtagctccctcttgggtccggggaagggtccggccgctttgggtctatagtacgcagcctttccctacatttctgcaagaggctgtttccaggactcgaacccgtgacctcatgttcacaaggcagcagctttaccgctGTGCCAAGGCTTCGCTTCTTATATTTGTAACGATACTGAAAGAAATTTTATGTATAAGCAGAAAAGAGAAAATATGTGCAGCCATGCATTTTAGAGAAGGCAGCAAGTTTCATTGTAGACAGCTACACAGTGCACTGAAGTAGTTAAGTCTGAAATAATGTTGATGTTCTTGTACAGGCAAAATTTGACATGGTCTTCACACGGAGAGACACTTACCGTTCAGCATGAGAATTTGACTAGTTTGTAGATATTATAGGTGCACATTAACCAATAGACATGGGCATGAAAAATGCATTGTTATTTGATGCAATTAGTGTGTGTCATTTGTTGTTTTCCACAAGATCCTTAGAAGGttgttcttttaagcatattttatgTAAACCAAGTAAATGTGCATAAAATGCAGCTACATAAATTGGTATTGTTGCCTTTTTGTGTAAAAAAAATTGACACATGCATCTCTTTTTTGGCACATCTTTGCTTGACTCTTGTCTCGTCGTTTCTACTTTTCAGTTATATTTCTATTCATATTTAAAGTTACCTTCTAGCTATAATTCATGTTCTCATTTTCCTTAATTTGCTTGTGCCAGGTTGTTATCTTTATTGAAGTATCCAATTCAGAGGCGCTGAATACAGTGGAGATACAACAGACTATCTCTGAAAGGCTCAACTTGCCATGGAATGATGCAGAGCCAATTGCCAAACGGGCCAGATTCTTGATAAAGGCACTTGGTAGGAAAAGATTTGTAATCCTGCTTGATGATGTAAGGAAGAAATTCTGTCTGGAGGACGTTGGTATCCCAACTCCAGATATCAACAGTCAGAGCAAGCTGATCCTCACATCACGTTACCGAGAAGTATGCTTCCAGATGAATGCACAAAGAAGCTTGATTGAGATGCAGATTTTGGGTAATGATGCTTCATGGGAACTCTTCTTGAGCAAGCTGAGCACGGAAACTAGTGCAGCAGTTGAACCGCTTGGTTCCCAGAGTGCTACTAGAGAGCacgctatgaaaatagcccaaagtTGTGGAGGCCTACCACTTGCACTCAATGTCATTGGGACTGCTGTGGCAGGCTTGGAAGAGGGAGAGTGGCAATCAGCTGCGGATGCAATTGCTACCAATATGGACAATATTGATGGCGTGGATGAAATGTTTGGTCGGTTAAAGTACAGCTTCGACAGGCTCACACCCACTCAACAACAGTGTTTCCTATACTGCACACTTTTTCCAGAATATGGATCTATTAGTAAAGAGCAACTTATTGGTTACTGGTTAGCTGAAGGTTTGCTATTAAATGATTCTGAAAAGGGTTATCAGATAATCCGCAGTCTTGTTTCAGCTTGCTTGTTGCAGGTCAGTGGCTCAATGTCTTCAAAGGTAAAAATGCACCATGTAATTAGGCAACTGGGGCTATGGTTGGTCAACAAGTCAGATACAAAGTTTCTTGTTCAACCAGGGATGGCCTTGGATAATGCTCCATCAGCTGGAGAATGGAATGAAGCTACAAGGATCTCCATCATGTCTAATAACATCACCGAGCTTTCTTTCTCACCAAAGTGCAAAAATGTCACCACTCTGTTGATGCAGAACAACCCAAATTTGAACAAGATGAGCTATGGATTTTTCAGAACTATGTCATCCTTGAAAGTTCTGGATCTTTCTCATACTGCAATAACATCACTTCCAGAATGTGATGCATTGGTTGCATTGGAGCATCTGAATTTGTCTCACACACACATTATGAGATTACCTGAGCGCCTATGGTTACTGAAAGAGTTGAGGCATTTGGATCTGAGTGTGACTGTTGCACTTGAAGATACCATGAACAACTGCTCAAAGTTGCACAAGTTGAAAGTGCTCAATCTCTTCCGCAGCCACTACGGTATCCGTGATGTTGACAACCTGAATCTGGATTCTCTGAAGGAACTACTGTTCCTTGGAATCACTATTTATGCAGAGGATGTGCTAAAGAAATTGAACATGCCTCGTCCTTTGGCAAAGTCAACACATCGCTTAAACTTGAAGTATTGTGCAGATATGCAATCAATCAAAATCTCTGACCTCAGCCACATGGAGCACCTTGAGGAGCTGTATATTGAATCATGCTATGACCTGAACACAGTGGTTGCTGATGCTGAGCTTACAACTTCACAGTTGCAGTTCCTGACCCTGTCAGTTCTTCCCTCGTTGGAAAGTGTCCTTATTGCACCAATGTCCCATAATTTTCAGTACATCCGCAAATTGATCATTTCACACTGCCCCAAGTTGTCGAACATCACATGGGTccgaaggcttcagcttcttgagaGGCTTGTCATATCTCATTGTGATGGGGTGCTCGAAATTGTTGAAGATGAGGAGCAGTATGGAGAACAAATGAAAATGCAGGATCATGCTTCAGATGAACAAGAAGATCATGCTATGGTAGAAACTTCACGGAATGACACAGGGCAGAGTGACTTTCCAAAGTTGAGATTGATCGTATTGACGGGACTTAAGAAGCTGAGAAGTATTTGTAAACCAAGAGAATTCCCATGCCTTGAGACCCTTCGGGTGGAGGATTGCCCAAATCTGAGAAGCATCCCGCTAAGCTGCACGCATAACTATGGGAAACTGAAGCAGATATGTGGTTCAGTTGAATGGTGGGAGAAACTGCAGTGGGAAAATAGGGAGGAGGTGGCATGTCTGGACAGCAAGTACTTCATTCCCATCTGACAGAAACCCAATTTCAATGGCTTTTGTATGGCATGCAGGTGGCTTAGTTTTGTCTTCAGTCTTCACACAAATAAGAGGTCTCCTCTTAAATTGTTTAAAATTTGTATATGTGACGGCGTAGCTTCTATACATTGTTAGAACTACATTCGTGTATATGGTATACTCTGCAATATGCTGATATTGCATTCATGTAATACGATTTGTTTATTTAAATCACAGTCAATAAGGGTCTGTGACCTTGTGTCTTATCACTTGTGCAATCTCTTCGTAAACAAGTTTCAGGGTCATTATTAACCCAGTTACATAGGATCATTACCCTTCTCAAGATTTGAGCCAAACCTTAGACCTGGCATGAACATCAAGCATATGGCATGGGATGCACCACTTTGTTACAATATAGGGATTGACTGATTTGATGAGATCAGGCGAATTGTTTCGCTGGTTGGATTATATTTGAAGTAACAAATGGCTTCAACATTTCTAGTTTACAGAGGTACCTTTTGTAGATTCTTTTTCTCGATAATTTATTTTGTACTTTGCCTATGAGCCCTTCATTGCCCACAGCATTCAGAATCTAAGATGGCATTTTAAGTGCATCCGAAACTGAAAGGGAAAGGCATTTGGATTGGAAAATGATCTTAGTTCCAGTTGCAGGGTAGGCACTACAATGGGCCTCCTATTTCTTATTTGGTAGGGAATTCTCCCTGCCTCTTGTTAGAACAAGGTATTGCCGTTGTCCCAAATTCTGTTCCTTCTCTTCTTTAATGTCAGACGGATTATACATTTTTACCTAGTATAGTCAAACAATGTACTATTTCAAAAAGGAAATTCAAAAGAACATTTGTGAGAAGCAGCCAGCGTTTTTCTTTAGCAGTAATATCTTGGTTAACTCCATCGATATGTTGTATGTTTTATCTCCTGTTACTGGAATTGTCATCAGGAAATCAGCATCTGTTCTCAGTAGCTTTCTCATTGTTGGTCATACTTTGCAGGCATTGTTCATCCTTCTGCCAGCAGCAAAGGAGAAGGAAGGATTACAGGTTTGCCAAGTGCCACATTTCAAAAATTCAATTCGACAAGGTAGAACTACGTTCACTCTCAATCCCTCGTGCTAGCAACTTGCTGACCTGTACAAGCATAGCAGCTAGTATGTTTAATGCATGCTTCCCGTGTAAACTgcagtccaccatagtccaccATAGTCTTGCAGAAGATCACATACTCACTGACAGATATAAATACGTTTTCCTGTAAATATTATGAATGGTGAAAATATTTGAATGCATGCCAATTTTACAAGCTTGATTGACAAAGCAACCGCTTCCTTCGTTATTTTCCCCATCTTCTATTGTACATAATAAGTAGGAGTATTACCTAGCCTCTATGCATCTGTTTTCTGTGGTGTAGGATGACAATGTGATTATATATTTCAAAAATACCGCAACAAAAGTGGAATAGTTAGTTAACATCTATATAAGCTGCTATAGATGTTCAACTAAGGCTGAATGTTGCTCATAAGTCCTTTGCTTTAACTGTGCACTGTTTTAATCCCTTGACAAACATCACATATAGTGTAGCCAAGGCCTTCACAGTATGGGCACTTTGTGTCTTCGCCAACCCACTCCAAGAACTGCATTTTTTAAAAGTTAACGATTATATGCATGTTAGAGAAGAAAAAAACAAGGTTCAATTAATAACATGGTGCGCTTCTGCAACCAGAACTCCAGCGTACCTGTGGTTCAATGTTGGGCTCACCTGTTCCATCACATTctgcaggaatgaagaaggatcacATCAATAGTCACAACATCGCAGAAGATTAACAGTAATAGCACATAACTCAAGCCAATGGCAGTGGCTTATGGTACACCGGAGGCTGGGATTTCCTAGATACCAGTGTAGAGGATAAGCAGCAGTGACTTCAGTTACCTAGGCACAGGAGGCGGCCTTCGCCTCGGCAGGTGATGCACTGCTTTGTCGACGCGGCAGTAGAACCGCTGATCGGCTTATCCTTCTTGGTTAGCCTGGATGGATCTTCCCACCGGTTCTCGCCGAGAAGGTACACTCTGTGTTTGTTGTAGT is a window of Triticum dicoccoides isolate Atlit2015 ecotype Zavitan chromosome 2B, WEW_v2.0, whole genome shotgun sequence DNA encoding:
- the LOC119365017 gene encoding disease resistance protein RPS2-like, which produces MADAISAAGSCLQPLCECLDGTGMLDAAAREVASFLHLKSNWADLDKAKKLLLAVETTVRARVTAEVDKLNICDPQVQVWLRRVEELQLDAIDEDYSQLRKYSCLGQCTIHAHRRASIGRRVLEALDEANKLIEEGRRFKKFGFKPLPKIVDPLPQIKTFGLETMLSQLHDLFEKGDSNIIGVWGQGGVGKTTLLHVFNNDLEKKAHDYQVVIFIEVSNSEALNTVEIQQTISERLNLPWNDAEPIAKRARFLIKALGRKRFVILLDDVRKKFCLEDVGIPTPDINSQSKLILTSRYREVCFQMNAQRSLIEMQILGNDASWELFLSKLSTETSAAVEPLGSQSATREHAMKIAQSCGGLPLALNVIGTAVAGLEEGEWQSAADAIATNMDNIDGVDEMFGRLKYSFDRLTPTQQQCFLYCTLFPEYGSISKEQLIGYWLAEGLLLNDSEKGYQIIRSLVSACLLQVSGSMSSKVKMHHVIRQLGLWLVNKSDTKFLVQPGMALDNAPSAGEWNEATRISIMSNNITELSFSPKCKNVTTLLMQNNPNLNKMSYGFFRTMSSLKVLDLSHTAITSLPECDALVALEHLNLSHTHIMRLPERLWLLKELRHLDLSVTVALEDTMNNCSKLHKLKVLNLFRSHYGIRDVDNLNLDSLKELLFLGITIYAEDVLKKLNMPRPLAKSTHRLNLKYCADMQSIKISDLSHMEHLEELYIESCYDLNTVVADAELTTSQLQFLTLSVLPSLESVLIAPMSHNFQYIRKLIISHCPKLSNITWVRRLQLLERLVISHCDGVLEIVEDEEQYGEQMKMQDHASDEQEDHAMVETSRNDTGQSDFPKLRLIVLTGLKKLRSICKPREFPCLETLRVEDCPNLRSIPLSCTHNYGKLKQICGSVEWWEKLQWENREEVACLDSKYFIPI